The Anastrepha ludens isolate Willacy chromosome X, idAnaLude1.1, whole genome shotgun sequence genome includes a window with the following:
- the LOC128869344 gene encoding putative nuclease HARBI1, with product MDYEEKSELIKSIWECIGEAAELDSDDSDKEEILLGLANLGKKVSLLPIKRTKRQWVKEWRKKRCDHSSFAFLNKELLVHDEQSYKNFVRMSNGQFHYLLSLIADDIQRSDTSMRSAIPAAEKLAMTLRFLSTGESYVSLDYQTRISKSSICKIVPEVCSALFNKLKSSYLKFPSSKSEWETIATEFAVKWQFPNCIGALDGKHITFRPSRTDGAFYYNYKGTNSIILLALVDANCKFIFVDVGCNGRSNDAGVFLQSKLSTVLQDEKEIPKAALIGNNRSVPYVVVGDDAFPLQVHLMKPYPYHTQCQEKQMFNRRLSRARHVVEHAFGILSNRFRVFLAPINLNVATVEKIVLTCCTLHNYLIENGETYTDGSGNVETVNNNCPTGSNILYNPRKGEAENVRQKFLKYFNEEGKLDWLNNK from the exons ATGGATTACGAAGAAAAAAGTGAACTGATTAAAAGCATATGGGAATGCATTGGTGAGGCTGCGGAATTAGACTCTGACGACAGCGATAAAGAAGAAATACTTTTAG GATTAGCAAATTTGGGCAAAAAAGTTTCATTGTTGCCTATCAAGAGGACCAAGCGGCAATGGGTAAAAGAATGGCGAAAAAAAAGATGCGATCACAGCTCGTTCGCTTTTTTAAACAAAGAGTTGCTGGTGCACGATGAGCAGAGCTATAAGAATTTTGTACGGATGTCAAATGGCCAATTTCATTACTTGCTATCGCTAATTGCAGATGATATTCAACGTTCTGATACTTCAATGAGAAGCGCGATTCCCGCAGCAGAAAAATTGGCAATGACGCTGCGGTTTCTCAGCACTG GGGAGTCTTACGTCAGTTTGGATTACCAGACGCGAATATCCAAATCCTCAATTTGCAAGATAGTTCCCGAGGTATGCAGTGCTttgtttaacaaattaaaatcgtCATATTTAAAG TTTCCGAGCAGCAAATCTGAATGGGAGACTATAGCAACAGAATTCGCGGTTAAGTGGCAATTCCCCAATTGCATTGGCGCATTAGATGGAAAGCATATAACTTTCCGTCCCTCACGCACTGACGGagctttttattataattacaaaGGCACTAACAGCATAATTTTATTAGCCCTGGTGGATGctaattgtaaatttattttcgttgACGTGGGTTGCAACGGTCGCAGTAATGATGCTGGAGTTTTTCTACAAAGCAAATTAAGTACTGTTCTTCAAGATGAGAAAGAAATACCAAAAGCAGCTTTAATTGGAAACAATCGAAGCGTTCCGTATGTTGTAGTCGGAGACGATGCATTTCCTCTGCAGGTGCATTTAATGAAGCCATATCCTTACCACACGCAATGTCAAGAAAAACAAATGTTCAATCGAAGACTCTCCCGGGCAAGGCATGTAGTGGAACATGCATTTGGAATTTTGTCGAACCGATTTCGCGTTTTTCTTGCTCCTATAAATCTAAATGTGGCCACTGTAGAGAAAATTGTACTAACGTGCTGTACTTTACATAATTATCTAATTGAAAATGGCGAAACATACACTGATGGTAGCGGAAATGTAGAAACTGTAAACAATAACTGCCCAACTGGatcgaatatattatataatccgAGAAAAGGCGAAGCGGAGAATGTTcgtcaaaaatttcttaaatatttcaatgaagaagGCAAACTGgattggttaaataataaataa